In the Brassica napus cultivar Da-Ae chromosome A7, Da-Ae, whole genome shotgun sequence genome, one interval contains:
- the LOC106436606 gene encoding protein Mpv17-like isoform X1, with amino-acid sequence MIKLWRWYQRCLTVHPVKTQVISSGFLWGFGDVTAQYITHSTAKPPPPPLLRLSTPTLFLQQSRCELSAWRVSLLRWIEDILTICLVCFLALHAVGALLPCSLLTFIFGPLDKDKEADKDAEFKVNWKRVAITSMFGLGFVGPVGHFWYEGLDKFIKLKLRYVPKSTRFVAAKVAMDGLIFGPIDLLVFFTYMGYATGKNTSEVKEGLKRDFLPALALEGGAWPLLQIANFRYVPVQYQLLYVNIFCLIDSAFLSWVDQQKDAAWKQWFTTPFLTLKERGGTDGV; translated from the exons ATGATAAAGCTTTGGAGATGGTACCAGAGATGCCTGACGGTTCATCCAGTGAAAACGCAGGTCATTAGCTCCGGCTTCCTCTGGGGATTCGGCGACGTCACCGCTCAATACATCACTCATTCCACTGCcaaacctcctcctcctcctcttcttcgtcTCTCC ACACCGACACTCTTCTTACAACAATCAAGATGTGAGCTTTCAGCGTGGAGAGTAAGTCTCCTACGGTGGATAGAAGATATACTCACAATATGTCTTGTGTGTTTTTTAGCTCTCCATGCTGTTGGTGCACTACTTCCTTGTTCACTACTCACTTTTATTTTTGGTCCATTG GACAAGGATAAAGAGGCAGACAAAGATGCTGAATTCAAGGTCAACTGGAAGCGAGTAGCTATCACGAGCATGTTCGGGCTTGGTTTCGTCGGACCTGTTGGCCACTTCTG GTACGAAGGGTTGGATAAATTCATAAAACTGAAGCTTCGATATGTACCAAAGTCAACACGTTTTGTAGCAGCCAAGGTTGCAATGGATGGTCTTATCTTCGGCCCCATAGATCTGCTGGTATTCTTCACATACATGGGGTACGCCACGGGCAAGAACACATCTGAAGTGAAAGAAGGTCTCAAGAGGGATTTTCTTCCGGCTCTAGCTCTTGAAGGAGGAGCATGGCCACTTCTTCAGATCGCTAACTTCAGATACGTTCCCGTGCAGTACCAGCTTCTTTACGTCAACATCTTTTGCCTTATAGACAGCGCTTTTCTCTCGTGGGTCGACCAACAGAAGGATGCAGCTTGGAAGCAATGGTTCACTACTCCGTTTCTAACGCTTAAAGAACGAGGTGGCACTGATGGAGTATGA
- the LOC106436606 gene encoding PXMP2/4 family protein 2-like isoform X2, which translates to MIKLWRWYQRCLTVHPVKTQVISSGFLWGFGDVTAQYITHSTAKPPPPPLLRLSTPTLFLQQSRCELSAWRDKDKEADKDAEFKVNWKRVAITSMFGLGFVGPVGHFWYEGLDKFIKLKLRYVPKSTRFVAAKVAMDGLIFGPIDLLVFFTYMGYATGKNTSEVKEGLKRDFLPALALEGGAWPLLQIANFRYVPVQYQLLYVNIFCLIDSAFLSWVDQQKDAAWKQWFTTPFLTLKERGGTDGV; encoded by the exons ATGATAAAGCTTTGGAGATGGTACCAGAGATGCCTGACGGTTCATCCAGTGAAAACGCAGGTCATTAGCTCCGGCTTCCTCTGGGGATTCGGCGACGTCACCGCTCAATACATCACTCATTCCACTGCcaaacctcctcctcctcctcttcttcgtcTCTCC ACACCGACACTCTTCTTACAACAATCAAGATGTGAGCTTTCAGCGTGGAGA GACAAGGATAAAGAGGCAGACAAAGATGCTGAATTCAAGGTCAACTGGAAGCGAGTAGCTATCACGAGCATGTTCGGGCTTGGTTTCGTCGGACCTGTTGGCCACTTCTG GTACGAAGGGTTGGATAAATTCATAAAACTGAAGCTTCGATATGTACCAAAGTCAACACGTTTTGTAGCAGCCAAGGTTGCAATGGATGGTCTTATCTTCGGCCCCATAGATCTGCTGGTATTCTTCACATACATGGGGTACGCCACGGGCAAGAACACATCTGAAGTGAAAGAAGGTCTCAAGAGGGATTTTCTTCCGGCTCTAGCTCTTGAAGGAGGAGCATGGCCACTTCTTCAGATCGCTAACTTCAGATACGTTCCCGTGCAGTACCAGCTTCTTTACGTCAACATCTTTTGCCTTATAGACAGCGCTTTTCTCTCGTGGGTCGACCAACAGAAGGATGCAGCTTGGAAGCAATGGTTCACTACTCCGTTTCTAACGCTTAAAGAACGAGGTGGCACTGATGGAGTATGA
- the LOC106436606 gene encoding PXMP2/4 family protein 2-like isoform X3 — protein MIKLWRWYQRCLTVHPVKTQVISSGFLWGFGDVTAQYITHSTAKPPPPPLLRLSDKDKEADKDAEFKVNWKRVAITSMFGLGFVGPVGHFWYEGLDKFIKLKLRYVPKSTRFVAAKVAMDGLIFGPIDLLVFFTYMGYATGKNTSEVKEGLKRDFLPALALEGGAWPLLQIANFRYVPVQYQLLYVNIFCLIDSAFLSWVDQQKDAAWKQWFTTPFLTLKERGGTDGV, from the exons ATGATAAAGCTTTGGAGATGGTACCAGAGATGCCTGACGGTTCATCCAGTGAAAACGCAGGTCATTAGCTCCGGCTTCCTCTGGGGATTCGGCGACGTCACCGCTCAATACATCACTCATTCCACTGCcaaacctcctcctcctcctcttcttcgtcTCTCC GACAAGGATAAAGAGGCAGACAAAGATGCTGAATTCAAGGTCAACTGGAAGCGAGTAGCTATCACGAGCATGTTCGGGCTTGGTTTCGTCGGACCTGTTGGCCACTTCTG GTACGAAGGGTTGGATAAATTCATAAAACTGAAGCTTCGATATGTACCAAAGTCAACACGTTTTGTAGCAGCCAAGGTTGCAATGGATGGTCTTATCTTCGGCCCCATAGATCTGCTGGTATTCTTCACATACATGGGGTACGCCACGGGCAAGAACACATCTGAAGTGAAAGAAGGTCTCAAGAGGGATTTTCTTCCGGCTCTAGCTCTTGAAGGAGGAGCATGGCCACTTCTTCAGATCGCTAACTTCAGATACGTTCCCGTGCAGTACCAGCTTCTTTACGTCAACATCTTTTGCCTTATAGACAGCGCTTTTCTCTCGTGGGTCGACCAACAGAAGGATGCAGCTTGGAAGCAATGGTTCACTACTCCGTTTCTAACGCTTAAAGAACGAGGTGGCACTGATGGAGTATGA